The Rhizobium leguminosarum genome includes a region encoding these proteins:
- a CDS encoding FecR family protein, translated as MWGWRSVSVAMLCIALSGAWPALAAEPVGQAVVIKTQVTGQSGPIEVDTRVHRNERIKTSQSGLGQFLFRDGTKLAVGWGSSVVIDKYVFDDSQSVKKLTIRAAKGTFRWVSGNSNSSAYQILTPAGTIGVRGTAFDFYVGPDGTTAIVLLNGAARFCGPGGCRQLQQRCDCVVAKPNGDMSAARRVDPSILATLGNQRALPFLSGNQRLAGGIGMLGGCNMASVAPERKDRTRPPPAVAPAPQRQDPPQRQAEPQKERPNKPDKPHHDRPHHDRPHHDKPHHDKPDRPDKHDGHGRHDDDGKPGNHGLDHRGHERHHNRDRDHDNDRNRDRGQNFNRGR; from the coding sequence ATGTGGGGTTGGCGCTCAGTATCAGTCGCGATGCTTTGCATCGCGTTAAGCGGCGCATGGCCGGCACTCGCTGCCGAGCCGGTCGGCCAGGCTGTCGTCATCAAGACGCAGGTGACGGGACAGAGCGGACCGATCGAGGTCGATACCCGCGTTCATCGCAACGAACGCATTAAGACGTCGCAATCCGGGCTTGGCCAATTCCTGTTTCGTGACGGTACGAAGCTCGCGGTCGGCTGGGGTTCGTCGGTCGTCATCGACAAGTACGTCTTCGACGATTCCCAATCGGTCAAGAAACTGACGATCAGGGCGGCGAAGGGCACATTCCGCTGGGTCAGCGGCAATTCCAACTCGTCGGCCTACCAGATCCTGACTCCCGCCGGCACGATCGGCGTACGTGGCACCGCTTTCGATTTCTACGTCGGCCCGGATGGCACGACCGCCATCGTGTTGCTGAATGGTGCTGCCCGTTTCTGCGGCCCGGGCGGCTGCCGGCAGTTGCAGCAACGCTGCGATTGCGTGGTGGCCAAGCCGAATGGCGATATGTCCGCGGCACGCCGGGTCGACCCCAGTATCCTCGCGACGCTCGGAAATCAGCGCGCCCTGCCCTTTCTCTCCGGCAATCAGCGACTTGCGGGCGGCATCGGCATGCTCGGCGGCTGCAATATGGCCTCGGTTGCGCCGGAAAGAAAAGACAGAACGCGGCCTCCGCCGGCAGTTGCGCCTGCTCCGCAAAGGCAGGATCCGCCACAGAGACAGGCCGAGCCGCAAAAGGAGCGACCGAACAAGCCCGACAAGCCGCATCATGACAGGCCTCATCATGACAGGCCGCACCACGATAAGCCCCATCATGACAAGCCGGACAGGCCCGACAAGCATGATGGCCATGGCCGGCATGACGATGACGGCAAGCCCGGAAATCACGGTTTGGATCATCGGGGGCACGAGCGCCACCATAATAGAGATCGCGATCACGACAACGATCGGAACCGCGACAGGGGTCAGAATTTCAATCGCGGTCGCTGA
- the rpsU gene encoding 30S ribosomal protein S21, with translation MQVLVRDNNVDQALRALKKKMQREGIFREMKMRDYYEKPSQKRAREKAEAVRRVRKLARKRAQREGLVAAR, from the coding sequence GTGCAGGTACTTGTCCGCGATAACAATGTTGATCAGGCTCTCCGCGCTCTCAAGAAGAAGATGCAGCGCGAAGGCATTTTCCGCGAAATGAAGATGCGCGACTACTACGAGAAGCCGTCGCAGAAGCGTGCTCGCGAAAAGGCCGAGGCTGTTCGTCGTGTTCGCAAGCTGGCCCGTAAGCGCGCCCAGCGCGAAGGTCTGGTCGCAGCACGCTGA
- a CDS encoding CHASE2 domain-containing protein, with the protein MTREQQIGVVIGLIIVTLLTMLRAGDPGMFKLIRGVTFDEYQRLVPRIFEPMPVRVIDIDETSLREFGQWPWPRDRLALLVDRLSEMGAAAIAFDVLFSEPDRLSPRNVVREVVGVDPSLAEKLPDNDEIFARSIADKPVVLGFGLSNAGNYRPPVKAGFAFTGESPISAPPRLGASTPLRPQLEANAAGLGHISLNPGNPSPVVRAVPLFLTDGEQLYPNLAVEALRVAQEASTYVVSGAPDHAGIMTSAKIGDFVVPLTAAGELWLYVTPDRAERYISVRQVLSAGGASAEVEAAIAGSIVFVGTSAAGLQDIRVTALGENVPGVSLHAQAVEQILSGQFLSRPDWADGLEILVIAVLGCLLVVVTTFVSPAVALVCGLLITAMALVASWLAFLYAGLLFDPLAPIISGSITHFAATSFKILVIDRERREVRRAFGHYLSPSLLHRIEHNRDALRLGGDDRELTMMFVDVRNFTEMSERLAPTDVVAFLNTLLDALSRHVVANEGTLDKFIGDSIMAFWNAPVDVADHEAKAVRAALAMRETLAELNAGDAFGFGPDQEVSIGIGIHTGLACVGNMGAKTRFNYSAVGDAVNVAARIESSCKEVGFDILISDSTARSVPGMALIEAGALPLKGKSSRTQILAVVGDERVAASQEFASLKVVHNQLMQALQSHSRNSRKLIGTAKLRAVQVIGGLAEFYERISRRADHFREVPEEVEKSAAD; encoded by the coding sequence ATGACGCGCGAGCAGCAAATCGGTGTCGTTATCGGTCTGATCATCGTGACTCTGCTGACCATGCTGCGCGCCGGCGATCCCGGGATGTTTAAGCTGATCCGCGGCGTGACGTTCGATGAGTATCAGCGGCTCGTTCCCAGGATCTTCGAGCCAATGCCGGTTCGTGTCATCGACATCGACGAGACTTCGCTCAGAGAGTTCGGCCAATGGCCGTGGCCGCGGGATCGGCTGGCCCTGTTGGTGGACCGGCTCTCGGAAATGGGTGCCGCGGCCATCGCCTTCGATGTTCTCTTCTCCGAGCCGGATCGGTTGTCGCCGCGCAATGTCGTCCGTGAGGTGGTCGGGGTCGATCCCTCGCTTGCCGAAAAGCTACCCGACAATGACGAAATATTCGCCCGTTCGATTGCCGACAAGCCCGTCGTGCTGGGCTTCGGCCTTTCCAACGCAGGCAATTACCGGCCGCCCGTAAAAGCGGGCTTCGCATTCACGGGCGAAAGCCCCATCTCGGCCCCGCCCCGTCTCGGCGCTTCGACGCCGCTCAGACCGCAACTGGAGGCCAACGCGGCGGGCCTCGGCCACATCAGCCTCAACCCGGGAAACCCTTCGCCGGTGGTGCGAGCGGTCCCGCTGTTCCTGACCGATGGGGAACAGCTCTATCCGAATCTCGCGGTCGAGGCGCTGCGCGTCGCGCAGGAAGCATCGACCTACGTGGTGTCGGGCGCGCCCGACCACGCGGGTATCATGACATCGGCTAAGATCGGCGATTTCGTCGTGCCGCTGACGGCGGCGGGCGAACTCTGGCTCTATGTCACTCCCGACCGGGCCGAGCGGTATATCTCCGTCCGTCAGGTGCTTTCGGCAGGTGGCGCCTCCGCGGAAGTCGAAGCCGCCATCGCCGGAAGCATCGTCTTCGTCGGCACATCGGCGGCCGGCTTGCAGGACATCCGCGTTACCGCGCTTGGCGAGAACGTTCCGGGTGTCTCGCTGCATGCGCAGGCGGTGGAGCAGATCCTCTCCGGTCAGTTCCTATCTCGGCCCGACTGGGCGGATGGCCTTGAAATCCTCGTCATCGCAGTGCTCGGATGCCTGCTCGTTGTGGTGACGACTTTCGTCAGCCCCGCCGTCGCGCTGGTCTGCGGTTTGCTGATTACCGCCATGGCGCTTGTCGCGTCGTGGCTCGCCTTTCTTTATGCGGGGCTTCTCTTCGATCCGCTGGCGCCGATCATCAGCGGATCGATCACCCATTTTGCCGCGACCTCGTTCAAGATCCTGGTGATCGATCGAGAGCGACGCGAGGTGCGGCGCGCCTTCGGACATTATCTTTCCCCGTCGCTGCTCCACCGTATCGAGCATAATCGCGACGCATTGCGTCTCGGCGGAGACGATCGCGAGTTGACGATGATGTTCGTCGACGTCAGGAATTTTACCGAAATGAGCGAGCGGCTGGCGCCGACGGATGTCGTCGCCTTCCTGAACACGCTCCTCGATGCGTTGAGCCGTCATGTCGTGGCAAATGAGGGCACGCTCGACAAGTTCATCGGCGACTCGATCATGGCATTCTGGAATGCGCCCGTCGATGTGGCGGATCATGAAGCCAAGGCTGTTCGCGCAGCGCTTGCCATGCGCGAGACACTCGCCGAATTGAACGCCGGCGACGCCTTTGGCTTCGGGCCCGATCAGGAGGTCAGCATCGGCATCGGTATTCATACTGGCCTTGCCTGCGTTGGCAATATGGGCGCCAAGACCCGCTTCAACTATTCGGCTGTCGGAGATGCCGTCAACGTTGCGGCTCGAATCGAGTCCTCCTGCAAGGAGGTCGGCTTCGATATCCTCATCTCCGACAGCACGGCACGGTCAGTGCCGGGAATGGCGCTGATCGAGGCCGGCGCGCTCCCGCTAAAGGGGAAGAGCAGCCGGACACAGATCCTCGCCGTTGTCGGCGATGAGCGGGTCGCAGCATCTCAGGAATTTGCCTCGCTCAAGGTCGTCCATAACCAGTTGATGCAGGCCCTGCAATCACACTCAAGGAATAGCCGAAAGCTTATCGGTACGGCAAAGCTCAGGGCTGTGCAGGTGATCGGCGGTCTGGCTGAATTCTACGAGCGCATATCCCGCAGGGCTGATCATTTCCGCGAGGTGCCGGAGGAGGTCGAAAAAAGCGCCGCAGACTGA